A stretch of the Oligoflexus sp. genome encodes the following:
- a CDS encoding S1 family peptidase, protein MLKTWKHKVAHAVASSLLLGLVACGQMNDTQQTSETKVTNGLKASGEFPSVILLQFSTGGYGSSICTGTFVNDAQVVTAAHCVYDILKNGRTASSMTFTKTLADGRSQRVTAVSLKYHPGYTVVPGKLSNHDLAVVTFPRNSAPATTPLYPHTPSVGQQFTIVGFGVNDYQYDAAGQQTGSVSGTKRKGENEIYQVEDGMIKFYGIPTAQDPTVAQGHDVASGSGDSGGPLLIDGSLAAVTSGGGLAQATDDEGRSHTVKVSNYVDLNESSNADFLQATLY, encoded by the coding sequence ATGCTGAAAACCTGGAAACACAAAGTTGCTCATGCCGTCGCTTCCAGCCTCCTGCTCGGTCTTGTCGCTTGCGGTCAGATGAACGATACGCAGCAGACGAGCGAAACCAAGGTCACCAATGGCCTGAAAGCTTCGGGCGAGTTCCCTTCTGTGATTCTTCTCCAGTTCAGCACGGGCGGTTATGGTTCTTCGATTTGCACGGGGACCTTTGTGAACGATGCGCAGGTCGTGACGGCCGCGCACTGCGTCTATGACATTTTGAAAAACGGTCGCACGGCTTCGTCCATGACCTTCACCAAAACCTTGGCCGATGGTCGCAGCCAGCGCGTGACCGCCGTATCTTTGAAATATCATCCTGGCTATACAGTGGTTCCTGGCAAATTGAGCAATCACGATCTTGCGGTTGTCACCTTCCCAAGGAACTCGGCACCGGCCACGACGCCTCTTTATCCGCACACACCCAGTGTCGGTCAGCAGTTCACGATCGTTGGTTTCGGCGTGAATGACTATCAGTATGATGCCGCCGGTCAGCAAACCGGATCAGTTTCGGGCACCAAGCGCAAAGGTGAAAACGAGATCTATCAGGTTGAAGACGGCATGATCAAGTTCTATGGCATCCCCACAGCCCAAGATCCCACGGTGGCTCAAGGTCACGACGTGGCCAGCGGCTCGGGTGATTCCGGTGGACCCCTTCTGATCGACGGTTCGCTGGCCGCTGTGACCTCGGGCGGAGGCCTCGCGCAAGCGACCGATGATGAAGGGCGCAGTCACACGGTTAAGGTTTCCAATTATGTGGATCTGAATGAGTCGTCGAACGCTGATTTCCTCCAGGCGACTCTTTACTAA
- a CDS encoding DUF938 domain-containing protein, with protein sequence MKAFSPAAERNQGPIFEVLSSLLPAGASVLEVASGTGQHAEFFCAQRPDITWQMTDPDPASFLSLQTCYAEARHPGLKKPIAWSVFDARPPELDRTFDALVNINMIHISPWEACLALLDHTRTWLAPGGLLYLYGPFVIQGRPTAPSNLAFHQSLQDRDARWGLRDLETVTAAARERGLRWIRTVDMPANNVSVLFQK encoded by the coding sequence ATGAAGGCTTTTTCGCCCGCGGCTGAACGTAATCAGGGGCCTATTTTTGAAGTGCTGAGTTCTCTTCTGCCGGCTGGGGCTTCTGTGCTGGAAGTCGCGAGTGGAACAGGTCAGCATGCGGAGTTTTTCTGTGCGCAAAGACCGGACATCACATGGCAGATGACAGACCCGGATCCAGCGAGTTTTCTGAGCCTTCAAACGTGTTATGCGGAAGCGCGGCATCCTGGTTTGAAAAAGCCGATTGCCTGGTCGGTTTTTGATGCGCGGCCACCGGAACTCGATCGGACCTTTGATGCCCTGGTGAATATCAATATGATTCACATTTCACCGTGGGAAGCCTGTCTTGCGCTTTTGGATCATACGAGGACCTGGCTGGCTCCTGGCGGGCTGCTTTACCTTTACGGGCCTTTTGTGATTCAAGGTCGGCCGACAGCTCCATCCAATTTAGCTTTTCACCAGTCTCTGCAGGACCGCGATGCGCGCTGGGGCCTGCGGGATTTGGAAACGGTGACGGCTGCCGCGCGCGAGCGTGGTCTTCGCTGGATCAGGACGGTGGATATGCCGGCGAATAACGTGTCGGTGTTGTTTCAGAAGTAA